From the Candidatus Bathyarchaeum sp. genome, the window CACATCAGTCTTGGAACCAGGTTTCGTCCAATCCAGATGTGCCCACTGATGCTCGCTTTTTCTTTAACTACATATTCTCCGGCAGTGTTTTTTTCCAGTAAGCCAGCGTTTTCCAGTTTTTGCAAATGCCAATATGCAACACTTGGACTACTAAGATTTGAGCCCCGCATAACTTCCCGTGGACCAACAGGTTTACCCTGTTTCACCACATACGAGTAAACATTCAAGGTGGTGCCTTCAGGTTCAGGAGCATCAACAGATGTCATTGTCAGTCCCTCTCTACAATGAATGCTTCAACACCAAATTCGTCGGTTACAAACTTTTGGACGTCAGAAAGTATAGTGTTGTACACGTATTGGTTTTCGTTCATTTGTAGTTGAATTGTTTTTAGCTCGCCCACATTAGATGTAGTGTCCAGATAAGAAGTCCCATTAAGCATAGAATCAGGCACATGATTGACAGTTTGGACAAAAACAGTGATTTCTCCAGACTGTAGTGCTTTAACGCCTTCTGAGGTGGCTCCCACGTCCGTTGTTCCACTTATCATTATCAAGCGTGATTCATAGGGCGCCCAAGTGACATTAAAACCATCAGCTCCAGAATAAATGGCTGAGCCAGTCGGTGAAGCGTAACAGCGTTCAGGATCTTCTTTGAAAGTAAGCCTTTGATGCACCAGCGAATTTGTTACACCAACATATGGTTTTTCGATTACTTCAACTCTGCCGGTGACATCAGTCCATGTTCCATTTGTGTAAATCAAGGTAGCCACTACTTCATTGTCGTAGATGTATTCATGCAAGGGCACACCTTCCAGCCAGTAATTACCACCCTCAATAATTGGTCGTGTCGCCCCAAAACCATAAGAATGCACAGTGATGTTAAGTTCAGCAAATATTTTTTCGTGTAAAGAAGTTACAATAGGAGGATTACTTCCGGGGGTTCCATATATTTCATCTAGTCCTCCTTCGGGAACCCAAGTTGTATTTAGCCATTCACCATCTAGCCATAAACCTTCTACCAAACCTGCGCTTCCATGTCCATCATCAGATGAATCACATGTGGTTATGGAATATCCTCCTAAAGCACAAGGAACAACAGTGATGTCTTTTCCTGATGAAAAATCAAACCATCCCACTTCAGCTCTGAGGTTAGAATGATTTGTAACGTTAAGAACAATAGAATAATCAATGATAGAAAGGTTGTATGGACCTGAAGTCATGTTACTGGCTTGGTCATGCACAGTGAAGTTAGCATATGCAACATTAATGGTGAAGTCTGCTTTTGGACCTTCGGGTGCCTTGTAGAAGGGAACAATATCTAGTTCCGAAAGTAAAAGAGGTGAAGCAAATGCGGTGCCAATAAGCATTGAAACAATTCCAAGTAATACCAGTTTTGTTCCGATTTTCATGTTTTTCACGGGATTATCTTGGCTGAAAGTAATTATTAGCTCTAATTATAGAACGGTGTTGTTCTATCAATAGAACGCTGCAAAATCAAAGCATTATTGATGTGAAAAAGGCTAACTAAATAATTAAACAGGGAATTGCTCAAGGAATTGAAGTTTATTTCGAACCAACTCAACGGATTCTATGAGTTGTTTTTTGGGCAATACAAAGGTGAAAGTTGTTCCGAGACCATTATGCCGTATACAACTATTTTACATGGTGAGCTTCAACAGTCCGTTTTGATATTGCTAATCCCTGCCCCATGCATTTTGCTTTAGTTATAAAGAAGGAAACCGTCAGTTTTGTCAATTTGTTCTTGGGTCATCCCTTCGCATGTGTCTGAAAAACTAAGTTCTTGTCGCTTGATACCAACTTTTTACTTTTTCACTGTTTTGTTCTATCTATGTCGGGCAATCGCCAATCAGCAACTAAGTTGTAATTGTCAAAAGATTTACTGATGCTTCTTTTCCAGTTTTTAGAGTCTACAACAAAGCATTCAGCTTCAGGGGGAAATTAACATTTCCGTAATGTTTTCGTCATCGTTAATAAGCAATATGTGTTTTTCATCGACCATTTACCCACACATCCAATAACAGCAAAGTAAACTGGAAAAAAGGATGTAAAAAATAAATTCAATTACAAAGTTTAGTAGACAAAAGAACTTACTAACTTCAACTCTTGTTTTTGTGACAAACTTTTAAAGCTTCTATAGAGTCTGTGTTTGTTGGCGGGTCTAGGCGGGGGGCTAGGGGTCCCTTGCACCGTAAACCCTCTATACGACGGGCTGAATGCTTTGGCGAGGCGTAAAAGATCGCTAGGCATCCTTGGTCCTCTAACAGTGACTATCCGTCCCTTTAGGCTGGCGGTCATGGAGCGGTCTTCGTAGGAAGGCCGTTGACCATATCTATCAGGCGAACCTGGCCAGGCCCGGGAGGGAGCAACCTAAGCTTGGACGTTCAGCGCTTAAGGGACAGCGGATAAGAGTTCAGACATCAAGGAAACTGGTGAAAACTAGACGTCGAACCAAGGTGACCCGCTACTTTTTATATTAAGAAAAAATCAGGGTAAATTATTCTAGTATTGATTGTACTCTGCCGACTTTGCCGTCTGTGAGTCTTACTTTGATTCCATGCGGATGGGTTGAGCTGTTGGTAAGAATGTGCTTAACAAAACCTTCTGTTAATCTACCAGTCCGTTGGTGTTGTTTCAAAACGATGTTTACATGCATTCCAAGTTTGATTTGGCTTCGTTGCTGATTAGGTTGCATTTTAAGTTAAGCATACATCTTGGTTTATAGCTAGTTCGGATGAAAATATTTGATTCACTACGTTGTTACCGAGCTTAATCAACAAGCTAAAAAAGGCTGCCTTTGAATTAATCGTCAAAAGTACAAATTCAAAGCTTAAACGACATACAAAAAATTCTAACAATAATCCACATTTGGAAGAAAAGGGTTTGCTGAGGCCCATGCACAGGCAATTTTGGTGAAAAAATGAAAAAAACCATGCTACTATCACTTTTGAGGATTTTTCATTTTTGTGCCGAGCCTTTTCAGCCCCTTTTTCCAATGCAAGTTCTCCCACAAAAAAAGGGAGAAAGGGGGTGTGTTTATTTTCGTTTGAGAATCCAGTATGCGGCTACGCCGACTGCTGCCAGAACTGCAACTGCTAGTACTATTGCGATTTCAGTAGTGATGAATGGAGCTTGTGTGGGTTCTGCTGGGCTTTCGTTGTCTGTTGGTTGTTCAGGTTCCATGGGTGATGCAGGTGCTGCTGCGGGGTCTACAGGCATTGCTGTGCTTGTGGTTGAACCATAGTATGATTCAGTTCCTGCAAAAGTTACGTAGATGTCGTATTTGCCGTCAACTTCGGGGGTCCACATAAGGCTGTAAACACCATTTATGTCGGTTGTTGTTGTGCCAAGGGTTTGGTAGTTACCGTTAGGGTCGATTGCTTCTACAAGTACTTCTACACCAGTAACATCACATGGTTGCTCGAATTGCATGTAGACATATTGCATCCATTCGTTCATGTCTGCGTCAGACATTACAGGTACACCGTTGGGGAATCTTGCAGCTATGCTGTAGTCTGCTGTCCCTGGTGAGATGTCTGTTACACTTCCGCGAATTACTACGTTTGAACCAGTTGTTGCACCGGTCAGTGGAGCTTCTACGGTTATTGCAGATGGACCTTTGCCGATCGCGTAGATTCTGTTGTCGTATGTGTTGTAGGCTGCGATGATGCTGTCACCAATAACTGGAGTGCCACCCCATTGGGTTCCACGAATGTTCACGGACCAGACTTGTTCACCTGTTTCTAGGTCAACAGCTACTGTTGGTGCACCTCGAGGCATAGGGTCAATGGGTGAGTGTTCGTCGTGGCTGATTACTAGTATTCCGTTGCTGATGAATGCTTTACGGATTGGCCAGTTGTTGCTCCAAAGGATTTCAGAGTATGGATCAGTATTTTCAAAGGTCCATAGTCTGTCACCAGTTTGAACATCATAACAGTAAACGATTCCTCCGACGTTGCCAGAGATTAGTTTGCCATCATAGATGAATTCCCAGTCGTTCTGTGAAGCAAAACCATAAGCGTCCAAGTAACTCTGTCTTAGAGTTGGACCCCATAGTTCTTCACCTGTGCTTAGACTAAAGCCGTAGAATTCACATGTTTCTCGCAGGTAAACCACGAAAATGTCTTCTTCGACACTGATTTGAGTCAGGTGAATGGTTACGTTTTCTCGTGGCAGATCCCATTCTACATCAAAGATAAGATCGCCTTCGTGTCCAGGTTCAAGACTGAAAGCCCAGAAACGAGTTGGGTTGTGTGCAACTGCTGAACGTTGATCCAATGCACCGACAACAATTTCGCCATATCTAACATGGTGAACTGCGCCTGTTAATCCGGATGGAATGTCTTTTGTCCATTCGATTCCGTTTGTTGCATTGAAGACTGTTCCTTGGTTTCCTCGTAGCCAGCTGCCTTCAGTTGAGACAACTCTGCTGGAGTTCCAAAGACTCATTGTTCCAGCGTTTAGGTTGATTACGTATCGGTAGATTTCACCTTTTGAACCATACAGGTTAGCACCAGAAGGAACATCTGTCATTGAGTATACCCAGCGGCCTGTGGCTGCATCGAATGCGTGCCATGTGCTTCCGCTTGTTGCCCAAAGATATGGGAATGCTCCGTGCATGTTGTATGAATCCCAGTAGAATATTTGACCAAATGCTAGACGTTGGACAGCTCCTGTTGAATCAACCAAAGGTCTGCGCCAGACTTCTTCACCGGTGTGAAGGTCTACTGCGACGACTTCTTGTTCAACATTAGTTCCACCGTTAGAATTGAATTGGTTGTAGTAAAGTACACCGTTGATGATTACAGGTGGGGACCATTTTCCTTCGTAGGCATCTCCACAGTCGTAGCTGTGGAAACCTAGTTCACCATCGCCGCCAACTAAACCACCAAATTCTTGGACTTTCGCCCAGAGAATGTGAGGAGCCATTGGCATGTCGTTGTTGTCTTTTATTCGGTCATTGAAGTTTTGTGCCCGGTTAGTTGTGTGCAACCATTGGCCTCCAAATGATGTCCACGACCATAATTGTCCGTTAATTGGACGGGACCAATATTCAGTTGGTTGAGGCTGTCCTTGATAGTATTGTTTTGCTTCTGATTGAACAATCAATTCAAGGGGTTCACTATAACTTTCTAGCATCACTGTGCCAGCAGGACCAATACGAGCGTAATCGACTTCAGTTGGTTGTTCTGGGAAGTGGGTTACTAGGGTGTATGTTCCAACTTGAGTTGGAGTGAATACTGCTCCTGTTCCACCTGTTGTGTCTGTGTCGAAGGGGCCTAAAATTTCTGTGTGACCACTTGGATCAGTTACTTCAACAGTCAGACCATACCATCCTGGTTGTGGCCAGGCTATGGGTGTGGGTATACCAATGTGAAGCAGTACTTGTTGATTAACACCTACAGGGTCAGGAATAGCACCGATGAATGGGAAAGTTTCTTTGTATCCGGGAGATTGAGCAAATGCTGAAGGTAATATTGCAAGCGTAGAAAGGGTAAAGATAAGAACCAAAGCGATAGTAGATAGATGTGTTTTACTTATATTTTTCATTTTTTTCAAGTTAACACCTTCGACCGTTTCTACATAAAAAATGTTTATAATATTTTCGGTAATATCCAAAAAAATAAGAAAAACACCACTAAAATTAAATAATTTCGATAAAAATTACGATAAATATCTACATAATCAGAAAATAGCTACAATTATAAAAAGCAACAAATAATATAAAAACAAGTTATTCATGACAAATAAATACGCAAACATGCTACAGAGGGGAGTTAAAGTAATCCAAATCCAACTCGATGAACTCGATAAAAAAATTCTAATTGAGTTACTGAAAGATGCTCGCAAAAAATTTACAGACATCGCCAAAAACTTCGACGTTTCAACTTCAAACATCAAAAAACGATACAGTAAGTTAGTTAAAATGGGGATAATCAAGAACTCAACTGTTGTAGTGAACGCAAAAAAATTGGGTTTTCAAGGTCATTTGAGTCTTTATGTCAATGTAAAACATAATGAAGAAAAAAAATTCATGGATTATGTCAAACAAATAAAGGGAGCAACAACATACTACGTTGAACTTAATGAAAACTATAATGTTCATGTGTTATTGCCAGTTAAAAGAATGGATGAAATTGAGGAAAGAAAACAGCAAATCAAAAATCATCCAACAGTAATTAGTTTGAAGGCAAACATTTGGACCAATATTGAATTGTTTCCAGAAAATTTGTCAATGTTAGAGTAGCGGTTGGGGCGAATTAAATGGATCAATTAGATTTTGACATAATCAAAATTTTAATGCACAATTCAAGAACCCCATTTAGTACAATTTCAAAGGAGCTTGGAGTTTCAACGGATACAATAATCCGAAGATATGACAAACTCAAAGAAACGGGGGTCATAAAACCCATAGTCAATGTTGACATTTTTAAACTTGGGTATGGAGCCCGTGTTTGGTATATGATTTCTTTAATGCATCAAGTCGATACATCAGCAACAGTTCAAGAAATTGCAAAAATTAAAGACGTTATCAGGGCAGTTAAATCAGTGGGAGACTACGACCTTCTAGTAATTGCAGCGGTTAAAGACTTTAAACACATGTTTGAAATCGGAAGGGAACTCAAAAAAATTAATGGAGTTTTACAAATTGAAGCCCGACAATATTTGCCTTCACCCGACCCAAATATACTCAAAGCTGCACCCAGCGGCTTTTTTAACCCCAATCTTTTGGACAAAAAAGAATAGAAAGAAGCACATACTAGAACGCCATAGCGCAAAATTTTCAGTTGTTTTCCAGTAATACAACAAGTTTTTAATAAAAAATTTTTGAATATACGAAGGAACTTCTAATCAATAAGTAGAGCAAAAGAAGGAGTGAAAAAATTTGCAAACCCGAGATTTGACTGCAATCATTGTTATGGCAGTTTTGCAGTTTATCATAACAGCATTAATTGCGCAGATGGGAACGCTAATTACTGGAATACCTGGAACAAATTTTTTGTTTACAATACTTTTGACAATTCCAATTACTTTTTCGTTGTTAGTTTATGAAGGACGAAGATGGAGAGTGTTTCTGCAACTAACACTCTTTGCATTCCTCATCATTCCCACACGATTAGCTGGAGTACCCTTTGATGTTATTGCCAGAATGGGCACTGTTGCATCGGGATTTTTGCTTGATTTATTTGCCAACAGCATTTACAAAACCTTCAAGGAACGGGACAAATTGATGTGGTGGGCAGTGTTGAGCGGCACATTAGTGTATTTGTTGATTCCGTTTTTTAGCATAGTAACCAAGATACTTTTTGCCACTCCAGAAGCAGTAGAAAGCTTCCTTGGCGTGGTTTCTTTGCTGTTGCCAATAATTGTTGTTGAAGCGGCAATCGGCGGATACATTGGATACCAAATATACAAACGCCAAATCAAATTATGGTAACTTGTGGCTGTCGCTCATACTCTGGGCTTATTTATTAGCCGTTAGCTGCAGTTAGTTTACTGGCGATGTTGCCGTTTTTTGTAGGCCACCACAAACAAAGACACACCAAGAGCAACAGGCACCACAACCCACGAACCAAATTCTGGAACCACTTCTGCATCCACGGGACTCATCAAGGGGTAGATGTCTGTGTTGGCGTATGTTACATTGTATGGTGTGTCGCCGATTCCGTCATCATCACTATCTGTGCCTTCATAGTCGCTCCAGTAGTTGCCTTCTCCAGAGCCGTTGTTCCAACTGCTGGAGGGGTCCAGTCCAAAAATTGGGCTTGCACCTGCAATTGTAACCTGAATTTCGTTTTCAATAAAGTCGTTGCGATAAATTTTTTGCACCAGCCGGTCCCGGTGCCACCAAACATAGATTCCCTTTTGATTATACGAGATTACGTTTTCTTCAATGGTGTTTGTTGCATCGGAAGCATACCCGATAAGGCTTAACCCTATCGTGTTGTTGGTAACCAGATTTTGTGCAATATAGTTAGATTCAGTGCCACTGTTTAGGCTGATTCCTTCGCCGTTGTTTGCCACATAGTTAGAAACTATGCAGTATTTGTCGGCAGTTAGGCTCATGCCGTAGTTGCAACTGGTTATGTAGTTGTTTGTGAGGGTGTTATTGTCAAACACTCCCAGAATTCCAACATCCCAACCAGTAATGTGCAGGTTTTTTACAGTAACGTTACTTGTTGTAAGGTTCACTGCATTTCCTGTCCATTGTCCTTTAAGGGTAAAGCCCCTACCATCGATGAGGATATTGCTTCTTTCTACCACCAAAGGCACAGAAATATTAGATGCAAACCAGTATTCGTCGCTGTCTCGTTGAATTAAATCAGTAATCTCCATGTTTAGATACTCGCCTTTGGGTTCAAGAAACTCCAGTTTTCCGTTCTGCTGAATCCGAATCTTGGTCTCTATTTGCTGGGCTACACAAGTTTGTGCAACTAAAACAAACATAAAACAAAAAAGCAACGCAATAAAGGTTACCGTTTTTTTGGTCAGCACCATACCCCCAATATCACGCAGTTTGCTAACAAAAAAAGGGTTTTCGTCAAGAAACATTGACTAAAAAGAATCAAAACCAACAAAATCTAGTCAAGAAACTTTGACAAAACGCTTTTCATCTAACGGTTACAGTAGATGTGATTGAGTAAACAATGCAACAAAAAACAGTTCTGAGTTTACTGTTGATTCTGTGTTTTGTAGTTGTTTCTATTTCTGAACTCAAAATCACCAAAGCTGAATGTGAAACCCTTGTTGTTCCAGATGATTATCCAACAATTCAAGATGCAATAAATAATGCAACAGAAGGTGACAGAGTTTATGTGAAAAGGGGAACATACCACGAAAATTTGCAGATTAATAAAAAACATTATCCTTGATTGGAGAAAATGTAGACACAACAATAATTGATGTTGATTTCTCCACGATAACGGAGAAGGCATTTGATTGAATTTTCTTTGGTCTATTTGTTATGTTAGAAAAAAAATTATGGAGATTGAACGCCCCATTCTTCTATTAGTTCTTGTATCGCAACCATAATCTCTTCTTGCGTGGCTCCAGAGTCTTTTAGGTCTTGCATTGTCTCGTTTAGAATAGCAGTTTGTTCATCGGTCAGGCTTTCAATAAATGGGAAATACGAGGTAAATCCATAATCAGGATGTCTAAAGTTTG encodes:
- a CDS encoding YwbE family protein: MQPNQQRSQIKLGMHVNIVLKQHQRTGRLTEGFVKHILTNSSTHPHGIKVRLTDGKVGRVQSILE
- a CDS encoding winged helix-turn-helix transcriptional regulator, translating into MTNKYANMLQRGVKVIQIQLDELDKKILIELLKDARKKFTDIAKNFDVSTSNIKKRYSKLVKMGIIKNSTVVVNAKKLGFQGHLSLYVNVKHNEEKKFMDYVKQIKGATTYYVELNENYNVHVLLPVKRMDEIEERKQQIKNHPTVISLKANIWTNIELFPENLSMLE
- a CDS encoding Lrp/AsnC family transcriptional regulator, with protein sequence MDQLDFDIIKILMHNSRTPFSTISKELGVSTDTIIRRYDKLKETGVIKPIVNVDIFKLGYGARVWYMISLMHQVDTSATVQEIAKIKDVIRAVKSVGDYDLLVIAAVKDFKHMFEIGRELKKINGVLQIEARQYLPSPDPNILKAAPSGFFNPNLLDKKE
- a CDS encoding right-handed parallel beta-helix repeat-containing protein, with amino-acid sequence MVLTKKTVTFIALLFCFMFVLVAQTCVAQQIETKIRIQQNGKLEFLEPKGEYLNMEITDLIQRDSDEYWFASNISVPLVVERSNILIDGRGFTLKGQWTGNAVNLTTSNVTVKNLHITGWDVGILGVFDNNTLTNNYITSCNYGMSLTADKYCIVSNYVANNGEGISLNSGTESNYIAQNLVTNNTIGLSLIGYASDATNTIEENVISYNQKGIYVWWHRDRLVQKIYRNDFIENEIQVTIAGASPIFGLDPSSSWNNGSGEGNYWSDYEGTDSDDDGIGDTPYNVTYANTDIYPLMSPVDAEVVPEFGSWVVVPVALGVSLFVVAYKKRQHRQ